The following proteins come from a genomic window of Schistocerca gregaria isolate iqSchGreg1 unplaced genomic scaffold, iqSchGreg1.2 ptg000561l, whole genome shotgun sequence:
- the LOC126314468 gene encoding ribonuclease kappa-B-like — protein MKFCGPKLSLCGLIISVWGIIQLVLMGIFYYVRSVALADDLPGVEKEFENLSEFYAAADAGYLQNAYNCWIAACLYIFTLLISGHQFYVNSRSSLSM, from the exons ATGAAGTTCTGTGGACCAAAGCTGTCACTCTGCGGACTTATTATAAGCGTGTGGGGTATCATACAACTT GTACTTATGGGTATATTTTATTATGTACGGAGTGTGGCATTGGCAGATGATCTTCCTGGTGTGGAAAAGGAATTTGAGAATCTTAGCGAGTTCTATGCTGCTGCTGATGCAGGGTACTTGCAG aatgcctacaactgTTGGATTGCAGCATGCCTCTACATTTTCACACTTCTAATATCAGGACATCAGTTTTATGTTAATAGTCGCTCATCTTTAAGTATGTGA